The Methanocella arvoryzae MRE50 DNA window CCCGGCCACAAATATCCAGGCTACCCGTACCCCGGCTACCCATATCCGGGCTACCCGTACCCGATAAACCCGAACCCGGGCTATCCTGGCTACCCGTACCCTGGCTACAACCCGTACCCCGGCTACCCGTACCCGGGATACCCGAGCCCCGGCTACCCGGGATTCCCCTATGCTGAAGAGCAGTAAAACAGATTGAAAAATTGAGCCGGGTAAATCTGCCCGGACCTTTTCATTTTTGATTTCATCCTTTTCACAGTAGTAGCTGTTACTGTCACCGGGCGTGCAGACATGATCTTCAAAGTAGATGCGATCATGCCCCGGGCCGGTTGAAAATTATTCTTGATTCGGCTGACGGATGTAAATTCCGGGTTTTTAGCCTGTCAGATAGATCATGATGCGAGAAGAACAGTTGTACAGTATTAGCATCATGTCGGAGGGTCCTCATACGGCTACGGAAGATAACAAGGCACTGGTACGCAGGTACTACGAAGAGTTTTACGATCGCAGGAACCTTGCAGTCATCGACGAGCTGGTTTCCGAAAAATATGTCCACCACATACCGGACGTGCTCAACCAGGTGATGGACTACCAGGACTTCCGGAAGAGAGAGCTTCAGATGTCAGGCGCTTTCCCGGACCTCAGCCGGTCGATCGAGGACATGATCGCTGAAGGAGATAAGGTAGTCACCCGCTCGATCATGAAGGGTACCCACACGGGCAACCTCCCCAACATCCCCGCCACAGACCGGAAGATCGATGTAGACTGTATTGTGATTAACAGAATAAATGATGGCAAAATCGTAGAAGGCTGGGAATCCTACGACTCGCTGGGCATGTACCTGCAGCTGGAAGTAATCCACATGGTCAGCACCCTGAGCAAAGCACGGCATGAGAGAGGAGCCTTCCCGCCGCTGAGAACATGGCCAGAGTGAACTACAAAGTCACCATATAGTACTGATTAACCGGGGCGTCGGACGCCTTTATCGATGTGCCTGCGGGGGAGGCAGCCTGTGCCTCTGTGGTAAGCCCCGCCGCCGTCGGCACTTCTGTGATATGCGCCTTTTATAGTTCTCTGGCTGACTAATCGTACGATGGTATCACGACCTCTACGTCGTTGCCTGACCCTGATCCGCCCTGGCCGTAGCCGCTGGGGAACGGGTATTTAGCCCTTATGATGTTATCGTTGAAGACACTATCGATACAGGCCTGTGCCCAGATGCCGTCGGTGCCGCCTCGAATGTCGTTGCCGATCACCTGCATGCGCTCGCACCGGCCGAAGTTACCGTTGTCCTGGTCTTTGCCCAGCCGGATGTTGGAGCCGCTGTTGCGATAGACGTTGTCCCTGATGATGCAGTCTTTGCAGGAGTACCATCTTGTGCCATAGTAGTGCTCGCCTATGTAGTTCTTCTCGAAGACACAGTTGTTAAGGTACCTCAAAGCGGCGCCGTCCACGTCGACCTTACCTTCGCCAGGATGGTACATCGCCTCGCCGAGGTCGTTCCCGGTAAAGGTGCAGTTGTTCAGGTGCTCCACGTGCAGCTCTACTTCGCTGTTGCTCTCGAAATAATTGTTTTTAATGAGCGCGTTATCGCAGTAGTAGAGCCTCAGGCCATAACCGTTCCTGTAGCAGTGGTTGCCCTCGATGATGAAGGGGAATTCTGGCGTGCCAGATATGCCCTGCGCGAAGATCCCGCATTCTCTGCCGGTGACGCTGAAACCGGTCACGATGCACGGGGCTTCGATATCGATGCCCCTGACCAGCGCGCAGTCTTCACCTTTAAGGATCATCGGCTTCCTGATGGTGAGAGTTTCTGAAGAATGGTCTCCCCGGACAATGACCAGATCACCGATAGCCACGTCGTTGATCAAAGACAGGCTCTGGCCTGGCTCTATGATCAGTGCAGGAGCCGGCAATGCAGTCGAAGTATACTCAGGAGGTACCCAGTCGAGGTTGGGCGGGCGCATTTTGGCCAGAATAGCTGCCGGTATGTCGGCGCTCGCTCGCGGCTCGACGGTTTCATAGTTGCTGACCGGCATGTTGACCCAGCTGCCGGATGCGGGGACTGTGATCACAGGTCCTGGCGTAGGTGTAGGCGTAGGCGTAGGCGTCGCAGTGCTGCCGGGCGGATGGTCGCCCAGCCACTGGTACCGGTTGGCAGACCTGACAGGTGTTTCACCGGGCAGCGCCAGATCATAGATGTAGCCGTCAGGGCCTTTACAATGAATGGTGCCATCGATGCTTGTCACTTCAGTGTATCCCGGAGGGCATACAGGGGTATCAGGATCAAAGGAGGTATTCACAGAAGTCTTGATTGTAGGTGTTACACTTGGAGAGGCGGTCGCGTTTGCTCCGGGAGCGCCTGAAAGAATGCCTCCCAGGCAGCCGGAAAGGCCGACGCCCGACAGTACGATACAAGCAATGAGGAGTGCGGATAACCAGTATACTTTTTTCACTTCACGCAAGGAAATGCCTCGTTAAATATAATTACCTACATATAATACTTGTTGGATATATAAGGCTTACCGTAGTTTTGCTCCCCAGAGTAAGGTGTAAAATTGCACAGGCCACCTTGACATGCAAAGAATGCATAACAATTATCGCAAAAATACAATAGTATAAGGTACTATAGCATAATTATATATTACATAATAATTAATAATATAGTAATTAATCTCTTTGGGGGTAGTATGAAACGAGAAGTTGACGGCCGGATCAAACTGGAAGAAGACGAAGAAGCGATATTAGCGCTATTGCACAGGGCAAACAGCCACGCCTTGAGAGGAGGGGTGAGCTATAGCGCAATCGAAAAGGCGTCAGGCCTCGATACTGCCAGGATAGACTATGCCGTCAGTGAACTAATAAAAAACAACGTGATCACGAGCAACGGGAAAGCCGGAACTGTTCAGCTGACGCCATACGGGAGAATTTGCGCTGTTTATGTAGTCGAAAAGCCAAAACAGGCAGAAAAACAGGCCCGGTTTCTGAGCGAACTGTATGCCCGTTCACATAAAGAGAACAGGCTTGCGCCCGGCTCCGCCGTAGACAGGTACATCATTGGCAGATCTGTCGGCTGCAACGTTATAGAGGTCGATGAGATTTGCGCTGAGTTGAGAGATCAGAACCTGATCGAAGACGAGTTGAAAGAGGTAAAGATATTCCCTGGTACGGACCTGGAAAGAGTAAGAGAGGTGCCAACTAAGAAGATCCGGATTACACCTGCAGGCATTGTTTTGATACTCAAGCGTACCCAGAAGACCCCTGACTCTACGCTGGACCTATTAAAAGCTCCGCAACCAGAGGAACCTCAAAAACCCCCGGTCGAGACCCTTGTCGACTCCTCGCCAGCGGAAGAAACAACCGCCACTCCAAAGACTAAGACAAAAAGCGTAGAAGACGAAATCAGTAATATTATCCAGTCAATCGTGCTGGGCGCACTCGCGATCGGCCTGACAATCCTGATCGTCTTTTACAAATGAACGGGCTGAAGGTATATGATTCAGGCCCTCGTCGGCAGCAGGATCACAAACTTAGCCCCCTGAGTATAATCGCCCGGCACCCGGTCTTCAACCCACACCTCCCCATTATAGAGCTCGACGAGGGAATTTACCAGGTACAGGCCTATGCCTCGGCCGCTGGCTTTCTTAGCGCCTTTACCGAACCGCTCGAAGATGCTTTTTTTCAGCTTATCCGGTATGCCAGGGCCATTGTCCTCGACTGAAATCCGGCAGTAGGTAACATGGTCCAACTTGACCTGCTCTGCCCGGACATTTATGGTCACCGGGCCGACAGAATGCTTGATCGAATTGCCTATCAGGTTTTCGAAAACGTCGCGCAGCAGATCGTTAGCTGTAACCGTACAGTCGCAGCCGATATCGGTCAAAATCGTGACCTGCCTGCCGGGAATGTCGGAAAACAGCTGCAACACATCTATAAGTGTCTTCTGGACATTCATCTCCCGCAGAGGCAGGCCTTCTTCCCGTGTCTGCTGCAGCTTTTTCACCCGCTGGATCAGGCGGGAGCTGTTTTTCAAAGACTCAAGGGGTTTCAGGATATACTCAGCAGCCGGGTGGTCCGATCCGATGACCTCGAGAGCGATCTCCAGAAAGCCCATGGCTACCTGGTTCATGTTGTTGATGTCATGGCCCATCAGATCGAGGTACATCTCTGCCTGGACTTTTGCGTCCTCCAGAGATATTTCGACCTGCTTCCGATCCGTAATATCCTGAATAGTGCCAAAATTACCGATAGGACGCCCGCCCTCATCCAGTATTATCCTGACCGACTCGACATGCACGTACCGGAGAGTGCCATCGGGCCTGATAATACGGTAGTCAAGGCTGCTGGGCCGGTTTTCTTCCAGCGCCCGCCACATGTCATCGTTCACCCTTTCCCTGTCGCCGGGATGTATCATGGACAAGTACAAGTTATAGTTGGGCTTTACTATACCGGGCTCCATCCCCAGGATGCGGTAAAACTCATCCGACCACTCATGTTCGCCTGTAGCGCTATCCCATCGCCATGTCCCGATGTGGGCGATCTTCTGCGAAAAAAGCAGGTCCGCTTCTCGCTTTTTAAGGACAATTTCAACCTTTTTCCGATCGGTGATGTCCTGGTTAATGCCGAACAGTTTTACTGGCTTGCCGGCCTCATCGCAGACGATCTCACAGTGGCTACTAATATAGCGGACGGAGCCGTCAGGCCTGACAATCATGAAGTCGATGCTGGAAGGCTTATGTTCAACCATCATCGAATTGATAAAACTGACTACCCGCTCCCTGCTCTCGGGGTGCACTGCGCTTATAAAAAGATCATAGTCCGGCTTAGCTGTCTCAGGATCAAAGCCGAAGATCCTGAAGGTCTCGTCCGACCAGTACATCTCTTCGGTGACAAGATCTACTTCCCAGTTCCCGACATGAGCGACCTGCTGGGCTTTTTCCAGCCGCTCCCGGATCAGCCGGAGCTTTTCCTCGAGATTCAGGCGATCGGTGATATCCTCATAGGTGCCCAGAATACCGATCACATTGCCCTGCCGATCGTGCAGGGGAATCTTATTAGTGTCAAGCCAGGACCGGGTGCCATCCGCCTGTAGCTGAGGCTCGATAATATGGTACTTAGGCTGATTGTTATCCATCACTTCCCGATCGTCTCTGCGGAACGCATCCGCTTCCTCCCGGGTCCATGCCAGATCATAATCAGTTTTGCCCACGATCTGGTCAGGAGTCCCTACTCCCGCGGCTATCGCAAAATGTTTATTACACCCCAGGTAAACCGAGTTACGGTCCTTCCAGAAAATCCGCTGGGGAATGTTATCCATTACCATCTGTAACAGTTCCCTGGAAAACGGGCGAGAGTTCTGCCCAAAGTCATCCTCCGTAAGGTTGCCCGGATCCCTTAGCCCATTCATACGTAATCAAGTTTAATATATTCATTGATATAAATAAAGGCAGATGAAAATATCGGCCAGTTGATCTGAAAATAAATACATTTGCCGGCCCTCTCAGGATACCCCCGCATAGTGTATCCATCACCAGAGCATTTCTGCCAGCCACTAAAAAATAGCTTATTTTCAATTCCTTCTAAACTGTACACAATACAGGCCTATACGGCTATGTATGCAATTAGCGCGGGTGATAAATAATAATTAGATATATAATGAATGTCGGCGATATTAAACTATATGGCCCGTCGTTTTCTAGATCTATCGGAGCTGGGCGAATTTACTGCAGCTGCCGTAGAAAACGATACTGTATCCTTTATTGCCGCCTATGCGGATGGAAGCACTTTTACATGCAACCTTGCATTCTGCAAACTCACAGGTTACTCAAAGGATGAAGTAAGCAGAATGAAGTGGCCGGAAGATTTTACGAAATCCGAGTACAGAGCCCAGGCGATAGATCTGATTAAAGGTGTTTTTTGTAATGTAGCGCCTTATACATACGAGTTAGAGCTGGTACGTAAGGATGGATCGCCGGTCCCCGTGGACGTTTATGTTCACAAATTCTGCGATGAAGCCGGAACTACCCAGTACCTTTACTCCTTCATCACAGATATGACAGAACACAAGAGACTGGAAAATGCGCTCAGGGCGAGTGAAAGGAAATACAGGGAGCTGGTGGAGAACGCTAATAGCATCATCTTAAAAATGGACTTAAACGGGAATATCACCTTTTTCAATGAGTTTGCCCAGAAATTTTTCAGGTTCGAGCTAAATGAGATTCTGGGTAAGAACGTTATGGGAACAATCGTGCCGATTAAGGAGTCAACCGGGCGCAATCTCACTCAAATGATCCGGGATATATACGATCACCCTCAAAAGTACGTAACTAATGAGAATGAAAACATGCGCAGTAACGGCGAGCGAGTATGGATATCCTGGACTAATAAGGCAATAATGGACGAACAGGGTAATATCGTCGGGGTACTCAGCGTGGGAAATGATATCACTGCCCTAAAACATACTGAATCAGAACTAAAAAAATCGAGGGACGAATTAGAGGCAAGAGTCAAAGAAAGGACAGCCGAGCTTGAGAGGGTCAACAAGTTTCTACTTGATGAGATCGAAGCCCGAAAGCGCGCAGAGCAAGTGACAGTTGAAAGCGAGGAGAAATTCAGGATTCTTGTTGAAACAGCACCGCTGGCCATATTTTTTCACCGTGGTATAAGCTTCATTTATGCTAATCCGGCAGCTGAAAGGATCACAGGCTTATCGGCAGACGAAATAAAAAAGGTGAAATTCTGGGAACTGTTCGCCCCGGAGTTCAGGGACATGGTCAGGGAACGCGGACTGGCTATGTTACGTGGCGAGGACTCGCCATATAGCTATGAGGTGAGGCTGCAGACGACAGGGGCTGAAAAATGGATGGAGATCACTTCCACAAGAGTCACTTATAAGGGCAACCCCGCCATCCTGACCATAGGCCAGGATATTACCCAGTATAGAGAGACTATGATAGCGCTACACAATTCCAAAGTAGAGGCCGAATTATACGTCGATCTGATGAGCCATGACATCAATAATATAAACCAGGCAGGCATGGGAAACCTGGAATTACTTAAAAATGAGGCTAAACTGAATGAGTATGAACAAGAACGAGTGGCTAATGCACTGGCAGCGTTCGAGAACAGCTCAGAACTGATTGATAACGTTAAGAAGCTGAAGAAGGCTAAAGATCATAAGCTAAAGATAGAGAAAATCGACTTAGGGCCAGTTCTCGATGAAGTCAGGAATAAGTATCTGGCCACTCCGGGCCGAGACGTTACTATCAATTTTGAACCGCGCAGCGGATGTTACGTCAATGCAGACAGTATGATCTACGATGTGTTCTCGAACTTAGTCGGCAATTCGATAAAACATTCCGAGGGCGCGGTGGTGATAACCATCAATTTAAACAGCGCAGTCATCAATAATGAGAAATATTACAGGGTTTCCATTGAGGATAACGGGCCTGGCATAGAGCCCGACCTGAAAACAAGGATCTTTAACCGCATATACTATGAGGGCGGGATTATGAGAGGTAAAGGTATAGGGTTATACCTGGTTAAAGTACTGGTAGAATGTTACCACGGCGGCATAATCGTGGAAGATCGTGTACCGGGCGATTACACTAAGGGTGCCAGGTTTATCGTGATCTTACCTGCAGCCGATAAATAATTATTTCTACTCTGACAGAGTGCCTATATATGCCGTGCTATCAGGGTGAGTCCGGTTTCGACGCTTAAGGAAAAATAAGTGTAAAACTCAGCCCAGAAACGGTTTGTTTCAGGAATTGCCGGCATCACCAGAAGGCAGCAGGATCACGAACCTGCTACCCGCCTTATAATTACCGGGTACCCGGTCTTCGACCCAGATTTTCCCCCGATAATCTTCGACGAGCGTTTTCACAAGGTATAAACCCAGCCCCCTGCCGTGGGCTTTGGTGGCTCCCCGCTGAAACCGGGCGAACAGCCGGCCCTTTACCTCAGGTGGGATGCCGGGACCGTTATCCTCGACTGAAATTTTACAATACTTCTGGCCGCCCTCGTAGACATCTTTCACACTAAGATCAATCGTGATCGGCCCGGTCGAGTGTTTGATCGCGTTGCCGACAAGGTTGACGAAAACATCCTTCAGCAGTTCGTTAGCATTAACTGTGCACCCACATACAGGGGTCAGATTAACCGTTACCTCCCGGTCCAGCACTTGCAGAAAGTCTGACCGGACCTCGGAAAGCACCTGACCGACATCGATCGGATAGTGGCGTAGTTCGCGGGCTTCTACTTTTTGCAGCTTCCCCACATTGTCGATCAGCTTCGTGCTGTTATGCAGCGAATCAAGAGCTTTTTTTACATATTCCCGCTCTTCCGCATCCTTCTTTATTGAAACAAGCGCCATGTCCAGGAAGCCTATCCCAATCTGCAGCATGTTGTTGATGTCGTGGCTCATCAGGTCGAGGAAGAGCTCGGCCCGCTGTTTCTGGTTGTTCAGCTCTTCCGTGGCTTGTTTTTGCACTGCAGTACTCCGCTCCAGCCGGTCCATCATCGAGTTGAAAGCCTTCGACAGATTGCCGATTTCGTCGTTCGTCTCAACCTTACCGCGCACGCTGTAGTTGCCTGCCGAGACCTGCTCCATAGTCTTCGAAAGCTCGGTTAGCGGCCGGGTCAGGTACACGGAGAGGAAGAAACTGCCTATGAAAACTACGCTCAGTAACAGGACCAGCACGATTAAGATGTCTACGATCCTGTAGAAGATTTCCGAGTAGACGATGCCCATCGGCGTACTCACCGCGGATCCCCAGCCTGACACCGGCATCGGGGAAAAGCCCACTATACGGAGCTGTTTATCGTACGTATTACTGGTCTCGACGATGCCCTCAGATCCGGCCCTTATCCTCTGCGCCGACAGAACGTGGGAAAGGTTAGTATTTGTGGGAACCATCGTTTTCATCTCGGTAGCTACGACGACGCCCTGGCCATCCAGAATATAAAAATCCCTCGTCGGGTCGATTTTCTGGCTGGAAATCATATCGCTGATAGTGTCAGAGCTGATGGTCGAGACAATCATGCCTATAATAGAGCCGTTATCAACGACAGGGGAAGAAACACTAAAGCCGTAGTTTTGCAATGTATCGCTGTAATAAAGATTCGTTACATAGGTGCCGTTACTTTTCAAAGCGAGATCATACCAGCCGTACTCCACAAAATTAGTAGTATTAGCCCCTTCCGAGTGGTACAGCACATTCCCGTCGGCATCCAGAATGATAATGAGGTCTACGTCGGGTAAAAATACCAGGTTGTCCCCTATCTTTTTTAACTCTCCGGTATCGTGGTTTTTTACGGCTTGAACGGTATAAGGGCTGCTGGCCGAAACATTGTTACTGTTTGCAATATCCCGGATGAAGCTGCCAAAATAGCCGGAAAACAGCCTTGCATCCTGGAGGTTGGACATGCCAATGCTGTTTTTGGTTGTCTGATAGGTTGTATAGATCCACAAACCGCCGAGCACCAGCACGATAATAATACTGGCAGATAAAAGCACCAGAGTGATTTTCGCCCGGAACGATTCGAGAAACATAGAAATATTGTTCTTATACGTGTTTAAATCAGATCAGAATATTATTCACGGCATCACGGATATAAAAGAAAGAGCCTGCCGTGGTATGAAAGCGATAGATCTCAAACGAGTCGAGTATGCGGAGCCTGGCGATCACGCTTTTACCTGCTACTGAACAATAAGTCATTAAAATGACTTTCAATTTTAACAAAATTATTAGGGGTGACACGATGTCCGCGTCACCGTGCCATCAGCGCGAACACGCCCCATCCGAAGTATTCACGCGTGTAAGCGGCGTAGCGTTTTGGTTCCGATGTCAGTCTGGCTCGAACCTCTTCTGCGAAGTCGTCGTCGGGATTGGCTTTGAGCCATCTGCGCATGGTGAGCCACTTGGCCGCCTCGTACCTGTCCCAGCCTTCCTGGTCAGCCAGAACCATTTCCACAACGTCGTAGCCGAGGTCGCCGAAAGACTCTATAAGGTCTGGTAGCAGGAGAAAGTCGGAGATAGATTCAGCATTGCATGCTCTGGCAACGTCTTCCGTCGGCGGTAACTGCCGCCAGTAGGGCTCGCCGATGAGGATGATTCCTTCGGGGAGAAGACTCTTCGCCAGAAGCTCGATGGTGCCGGCGACTCCCCCGCCGATCCAGGTGGCACCGAGACAGGCTGCCACACCGACCTTTTCGTCCGCGACATAGCCAGCAGCGTCGCCGTGGATGAACTCGACCCGATCGGCGACTCCAAGCTCTTCGGCACGGAGTTTCGCTTGAGCGGTGAACAACTGGCTCAGGTCTACGCCGACGCCGGCGATCCCGTAATCCCGTGCCCATGTGCACAACATCTCGCCCGAGCCACTGCCGAGGTCGAGCACACGAGTCCCCGGCTCCAGGCGCAACACAGCGCCGAGAGTGGCGAGCTTTTCTGGGGTGAACGGATTATGGATGTGGTGAGCACTTTCGGTAATATTGAAGATACGTGGGATGTCCAATGCAAAAACACCTTTTACTTAATTGTATAATATCTGGGATATACCCTTTGCTATGGACGACGACGCAAGAGTCCCCCACGACAACGATGTCATTTGCATATCATCTCATGGCTCGAACGTTATTTTTATCTATGGCATTGGAGGCACCGTACGTGCCCCGCCATTAGAAGGCGTTCGAGGGTAGGTGCATGATATAAGTACAGCAGTCCCGGGCCGCCAGCCTGCCGCTGGACAAACGCAGTGTGAGTTCTATTTGCCAGTTTTTTTGTTATATAATCCCTTTTCATTATACGTAAATGGATAGCAATTTGTGCAAAATTATAAGAAGGGAGACACGATGTCTGCCCTATCTCCGAATATTTCTTTTACTCTGGCTTTTGCCTTCGATTTAGAGTCATCATCTATATGCATCATCACCGATGAAAAAATACCCATTAGTAATGCTGCATCATCGCCGTATCCCAGCCCTACAAGGAAATCAGGAATGGCTTCTACTGGCGCAATAAAATACCCCAGTCCGCCGAGGATTAACAGTTTGACTGGCACTGGTGTGCTATCTTTTATAGCGATATACCATAGCAATAGAGCGTGATATACAACGCTTGCACCTGCAACCTTGCCATATCGATTTATTTTATGCCAGAATCGGGGCTCTGAATAGTTATGCTCGTAACCTTGTACGCTTTCCATTTTTACCAGTAGAGGTTTTATTTGCAGTATGCGATTATAGCCTTTCTTATTAAAAAAACCGCTGCCATTACGACCGCTTCGGCAACCCGGACATCAGCCATTTGGGTTTAGCATAGATGCAGTCCGCTCGTGTTTTATTTCATAATAATATTCTATATAAGTAATAACTGTAATATTAAAATGTTATTTTATGGTCCAGGACAGAGACACACAAATTATCGATAGCGAGAGGGAGAGTGAAGCATGGCTGGAGAAGATACAGTTTTTAAGCGATGCTATGGAGTCCACCTCACAGCCATTCTGTGCTTGCGACCGCGATGGTTCTATCCTTGTTTTTAATGAGGCCTTCTGTCGCCTCACCGGCTATACCCGAAAAGAGCTAGTTAAGATAAACTGGGTTACAGATCTGACGCTGCCAGAGTCCCTGGAGAAAGAGTACAGGGTACTTAGAGTTCTCGAGAAGACTCACCAGCCTCAGAGATATGAAAAAAGCTGCCGAAGAAAGGATGATACGATAGTACCTGTTGAGATATTAGTGAATTTTGCCCCGGATTCTAAGGGGCAACCCCTGTTCTATTATTTTTTAATTACAGATATGACCAGGCGTAAGCAGGCTGAGGAAGTGATGCGGGAGAGCGAGGAAAAATTCAGGACTCTCGCCGAGACTGCTTCTGTGGGCATCATGCTCTTCAGAGAGGACAAGTATATTTATACTAATCCGTATATGCAAAAGATTTTAGGCTACACAGGGGAAGAGCTGCTGGCCATGAACTTCTGGGAGGTCGTCCATCCTGACTTCCGGGAGCTTGCGCGGATCCGGGTACGTGAGCGGCTGCAAGGCATACAGGTACCGTCTCGCTATGAGATCAAGGTCATAACGAAGGACAAAAAGACGCGATGGGGGGAATATTCGGCGGAGGTGATCAGGTATGATGGCAAGCCGACGGTGATCGGCATATTCTACGACATTACCGATCGCAAACTGACCGAGGAAGCGTTACGAGAGAGCGAATTCGATTTAAAGAAGGCTCAGGAGATCGCCCACCTGGGAAACTGGGCGTTGGACGTGGATACCGGCGAGCTCACAGGCTCGCTGGAGAACGACCGGATATTCGGGTTTGAGCCTGGCGGGGGTCCTCGTAACATTGAAATGGTGCGGTCCCGGGTCCACCCCGACGATCTCTCAATTATGGATAATTTCCTTGCGGACGTAACACGGGACGGAAGGCGAGAGAGCATTGAATATCGCATCGTGAAGCCAGACGGATCCCTGAGGTACCTGAACACTATCGCCGATAAAGTAGACAGGGACGAGTCGGGAAAGATAAAGCAGGTGTATGGAATAACTCAGGACATTACAGGTCACAAAAAGGCAGAAGAGGAGATCAGAGCGGAGAAGAGCTTTTCTGACGCGATCATAGACACCATACCAGGCATCTTCTACATGTTCGATGACCGGAACAGATTCGTCCGGATGAACAAGAACATGCTGACGGTGCTGGAGTACACGCCCGATGAGCTGTTAAGCCTGGATGTATTAGATGTGGTGGCAGAGCAAGACAGGGATCAAATAATCGACGCGTTTCAGGAGATCAGCAAAAAGGGCTATGTGACCAGAATAGCGAATCTACTCACCCGGACGAAGAAGCAGATCCCGTATCTGCTCAGCGGCTATTCAACGCAGATCCACGGGAAACGGTACCTCATTGGAATTGGTATCGACGTCACTGACAAGGTTAAGGCGGAGAAGGCGCTCCGCGAGAGCGAGGAGATGTTCCGGGCGTTCGCTGAGTCTGCAAAGGCCGAAATCGTCCTGATCAAGGGTAACAGGTTCATCTACGTAAATCCGGAAAGGGTCAGGGCTCTGGGATATACTAAAGAAGAGCTGATGGCCATGAAAGTCGAGGATACGATCCACCCGGACATGCGGGAGATTGTGAGGGACCGGGTGCGCAGGCGGCTTCAGGGCGAGCCTGTGCCTTCACAGTACGAGGCCAGGATGATCACGAAGAGCGGTGAGACATACTGGGAGGAGATATCGTCGACAGTGATCGACTACAAAGGCGAGCCCACAATTCTGTCTATGGGCTTTAATATCACGGCCCGTAAGCGTGCGGAACAGGCGCTGAAAGAGGCAAAGATGCAGGCTGAGCTGTACCTGGACCTGATGAGCCATGACATCACCAATATGAACCAGGCGCTTATGGGGAACCTGGAGTTACTGGATATGCTGAGCGAAACCGGAGAGATCGACAAAGGCTTGATCACAAGCTCAATTGAGATAATAAACCGAAGCACCAGGACGATCAGAGATGTGAAAAAGCTCACCCAGATTCAAGCTGGAAACGTTCCTCAAAAAGTAGTGAACGTATG harbors:
- a CDS encoding sensor histidine kinase, which gives rise to MFLESFRAKITLVLLSASIIIVLVLGGLWIYTTYQTTKNSIGMSNLQDARLFSGYFGSFIRDIANSNNVSASSPYTVQAVKNHDTGELKKIGDNLVFLPDVDLIIILDADGNVLYHSEGANTTNFVEYGWYDLALKSNGTYVTNLYYSDTLQNYGFSVSSPVVDNGSIIGMIVSTISSDTISDMISSQKIDPTRDFYILDGQGVVVATEMKTMVPTNTNLSHVLSAQRIRAGSEGIVETSNTYDKQLRIVGFSPMPVSGWGSAVSTPMGIVYSEIFYRIVDILIVLVLLLSVVFIGSFFLSVYLTRPLTELSKTMEQVSAGNYSVRGKVETNDEIGNLSKAFNSMMDRLERSTAVQKQATEELNNQKQRAELFLDLMSHDINNMLQIGIGFLDMALVSIKKDAEEREYVKKALDSLHNSTKLIDNVGKLQKVEARELRHYPIDVGQVLSEVRSDFLQVLDREVTVNLTPVCGCTVNANELLKDVFVNLVGNAIKHSTGPITIDLSVKDVYEGGQKYCKISVEDNGPGIPPEVKGRLFARFQRGATKAHGRGLGLYLVKTLVEDYRGKIWVEDRVPGNYKAGSRFVILLPSGDAGNS
- a CDS encoding SAM-dependent methyltransferase, with amino-acid sequence MDIPRIFNITESAHHIHNPFTPEKLATLGAVLRLEPGTRVLDLGSGSGEMLCTWARDYGIAGVGVDLSQLFTAQAKLRAEELGVADRVEFIHGDAAGYVADEKVGVAACLGATWIGGGVAGTIELLAKSLLPEGIILIGEPYWRQLPPTEDVARACNAESISDFLLLPDLIESFGDLGYDVVEMVLADQEGWDRYEAAKWLTMRRWLKANPDDDFAEEVRARLTSEPKRYAAYTREYFGWGVFALMAR
- a CDS encoding YkvA family protein; this translates as MESVQGYEHNYSEPRFWHKINRYGKVAGASVVYHALLLWYIAIKDSTPVPVKLLILGGLGYFIAPVEAIPDFLVGLGYGDDAALLMGIFSSVMMHIDDDSKSKAKARVKEIFGDRADIVSPFL
- a CDS encoding PAS domain S-box protein, coding for MVQDRDTQIIDSERESEAWLEKIQFLSDAMESTSQPFCACDRDGSILVFNEAFCRLTGYTRKELVKINWVTDLTLPESLEKEYRVLRVLEKTHQPQRYEKSCRRKDDTIVPVEILVNFAPDSKGQPLFYYFLITDMTRRKQAEEVMRESEEKFRTLAETASVGIMLFREDKYIYTNPYMQKILGYTGEELLAMNFWEVVHPDFRELARIRVRERLQGIQVPSRYEIKVITKDKKTRWGEYSAEVIRYDGKPTVIGIFYDITDRKLTEEALRESEFDLKKAQEIAHLGNWALDVDTGELTGSLENDRIFGFEPGGGPRNIEMVRSRVHPDDLSIMDNFLADVTRDGRRESIEYRIVKPDGSLRYLNTIADKVDRDESGKIKQVYGITQDITGHKKAEEEIRAEKSFSDAIIDTIPGIFYMFDDRNRFVRMNKNMLTVLEYTPDELLSLDVLDVVAEQDRDQIIDAFQEISKKGYVTRIANLLTRTKKQIPYLLSGYSTQIHGKRYLIGIGIDVTDKVKAEKALRESEEMFRAFAESAKAEIVLIKGNRFIYVNPERVRALGYTKEELMAMKVEDTIHPDMREIVRDRVRRRLQGEPVPSQYEARMITKSGETYWEEISSTVIDYKGEPTILSMGFNITARKRAEQALKEAKMQAELYLDLMSHDITNMNQALMGNLELLDMLSETGEIDKGLITSSIEIINRSTRTIRDVKKLTQIQAGNVPQKVVNVCEILDNVKSKYSKVPGRSVTITYAPGANCLVMAGDMLEDVFDNLVDNAIRHSQIAVTIDLTIDQVLDKGITYLRIDVSDNGPGIPDELKKTILMTPEELEGKSIRRGFGLYLVRTLVDYYHGKVWAEDRVPGDYMKGARFVVLLPAAEK